The Bacteroidia bacterium genomic interval GCGCACTCACTCACCACAAATGGTATCAAGAAAAGTTCCCGACTTATCCCGCATCGCGAAAAGCCATTATTCCTTTTTTGATATAACTTCAAAAAAATAATCTATATCCGGGATTGATAGGTATGCAGATCAAAATAACGCCCTTGCTTTGCCATCAATTCATCATGGCTTCCTCTTTCGGCTATTTTACCTTCTTCTATCACCAGGATTTGATCAGCTTTACGAATGGTACTCAAACGGTGAGCAATGACAAAGGTAGTTCTCCCTTTGAGTAACTCAGTCAAACTCTGTTGGATAAATTTCTCACTCTGATTGTCCAGGTTTGAAGTAGCTTCGTCAAGGATAAGTATACGCGGATTGGCCAGGATCGCTCTTGCAATGGTAATTCTTTGCCTTTGTCCACCAGAAAGCTTCACTCCTCTTTCCCCAATCAAGGTTTCCAGTCCCTCCTCAAAACGATCTGCGAATTCATGTACATAGGCTGCTATGACCGCATTTTCGATTTCATCTGTGGTCGCTGAAGGACGTGAGAAGAGAATGTTTTCTCGTATGGTCCCTTCAAACAAAAAGTCATCCTGCAAAACCACCCCGAGTTGAGAACGGTAGGATTCTAAATTGATGCTTGAGAGATCGATTCCATCGACTGTAATGGTCCCGGAATCGGGATTTAAGAAAGAAGCTGCTAATCCGGCGATGGTTGTCTTTCCGGAACCAGAAGTCCCTACCAAGGCTATGGTAGAGCCTGCAGGAGCATCAAGATTTATGTCAGTCAATACCTCTTTACCTTCATCATAGGAGAAATGAACATCCGAAAAAATAATATCTCCTTTGATTTCGCCAATCTTATATGTCCGATTCGGGTCATCATCTTCGGTTTTCATTTGCAATAATTCTTCTGTCCGATCCAGTCCGGCAAGGGCATCTGTCAGCTGGCTACCGATATTTCCGATCTGAACAATAGGAAATACCATAAGGGCGAGTATACCCATATAGGCAAGCAAATCCCCTTCAGTCATATTCTCTGCAATCAAATCCGGAGTAGCCAATAAAAGAATCAAGACAGTCGCTAATCCAATCAGAAAAGTTGCCATACTGGTAACAAAACTGGTGGTAGTCAGAGAGCTTTTGATGTTTTCATAAATTCGGAGCACACCGGATTTAAATACTTGAATCTCCTGTTCCTCCGCATGAAATCCTTTGATTACCCGTATGCCACCCATTGACTCTGTCAGACGTCCGTTGACTTCTGCCTGAATCTTTCCCCTCTCCCGGAAGATAGGTCGAATCCTTCCAAAAGCGCGAAAAGATATAACGCCAAAAATGATCAAAGGAACCAAGGCGACAAAGGTAACTTTCGCATTGATGTAAATGAGGAAAACAAAGGCTCCGACAGCCGTAATACTGCCTCCGATCAATTGGGTAAAACCTGTTCCGACCAGATTCCGAACCCCTTCCACATCCGTCATCACCCGGGAGACCAGACTCCCCGATTGGGTATTATCATAGAATTTGGTTGGCAATTTTATAATATGCTGCTGCACCCGAGAACGCAGTTCTGCAATCAGGTACTGAGCTTCTACGCTCAATAGTTTAACCAAATAATAAGAAGTAACGGCCTGTATAGAAATGGCAATCAAAATCGCTGCCAAAAGGGGGTAGAGTAATTCGGTATTGCCCATTCCTACTACCTCATCTATGATGTATTTAGGTGCTATAGGCAAAACAAAGCCGGCAGCTCGACTTATCAATACCAAAAAAAGCCCGAAGCCCAGCAGCCGCCTACGCGGCCAAATATAGGTTTTAAATGCGGCTTTGAGGTTACTTCTGGGTTTCGCTTTCTTTTGCTCAGTTTTCTTAGCTTCTAGTGTTTCAGCCATTTTATGGTGTTAAATAGGAGTTTCGGTTTCTGTGTATGCTTGACACAGTGCGGGAAAAAACGTGACAGATAGAATTCCCGTTTTTGCATAGATTCCTTCTCCTGATTTGCCTCTCGCAGACTTTTTTAGGAGATTGAATACTATTAATCAGGAAGTTCGAAAAAGATTTCAGTATGGCAAAATTAAAGACACATGTAACGAATCAGGATGTCATCGCATACGTCGAAGCAATCGATCATGAGCGAAAAAAAGCAGAAGCTTTTCAAATCCTGGATATGATGAAAGAGATCACAGGAATGGAGCCTCGGATGTGGGGACCTTCCATCATTGGATTTGGGTCTTATCATTATAAATATGAAAGCGGGCATGAAGGAGATGCAGCCTTACTTTCTTTTTCCCCCCGCAAAGCAAAGCATGTTCTATATGTACTGAACCAATTTGAGGGACAGGAAGCCCTATTGGAAAAGGTCGGGAAGTACAAAACCGGAAGAGTATGCCTGTATATTAACAAATTGGCAGATATAGACTTTGAAGTACTTCGAGAGATTTGCAAATCCGCATTTGAGCATGCAAAACAACAACACACTTAGCCTATCTCAAATATAAATATGAAACAACTATCTACTTTCATTGTGGCTTTGCTGCTATTAGGCAGCTCATTCGCCCAACAAAAAGAAACCTACGATTACACACGGGCCAACAGAGACATGGTGAGCCATGGAGTTCAGGCCATCCT includes:
- a CDS encoding DUF1801 domain-containing protein → MAKLKTHVTNQDVIAYVEAIDHERKKAEAFQILDMMKEITGMEPRMWGPSIIGFGSYHYKYESGHEGDAALLSFSPRKAKHVLYVLNQFEGQEALLEKVGKYKTGRVCLYINKLADIDFEVLREICKSAFEHAKQQHT
- a CDS encoding ABC transporter ATP-binding protein, yielding MAETLEAKKTEQKKAKPRSNLKAAFKTYIWPRRRLLGFGLFLVLISRAAGFVLPIAPKYIIDEVVGMGNTELLYPLLAAILIAISIQAVTSYYLVKLLSVEAQYLIAELRSRVQQHIIKLPTKFYDNTQSGSLVSRVMTDVEGVRNLVGTGFTQLIGGSITAVGAFVFLIYINAKVTFVALVPLIIFGVISFRAFGRIRPIFRERGKIQAEVNGRLTESMGGIRVIKGFHAEEQEIQVFKSGVLRIYENIKSSLTTTSFVTSMATFLIGLATVLILLLATPDLIAENMTEGDLLAYMGILALMVFPIVQIGNIGSQLTDALAGLDRTEELLQMKTEDDDPNRTYKIGEIKGDIIFSDVHFSYDEGKEVLTDINLDAPAGSTIALVGTSGSGKTTIAGLAASFLNPDSGTITVDGIDLSSINLESYRSQLGVVLQDDFLFEGTIRENILFSRPSATTDEIENAVIAAYVHEFADRFEEGLETLIGERGVKLSGGQRQRITIARAILANPRILILDEATSNLDNQSEKFIQQSLTELLKGRTTFVIAHRLSTIRKADQILVIEEGKIAERGSHDELMAKQGRYFDLHTYQSRI